The following DNA comes from Castor canadensis chromosome 4, mCasCan1.hap1v2, whole genome shotgun sequence.
CCAGCAGGGACCTTCTATATCACTGCATTCAGGGTTACATCACAGACCTGACAAAATTTCTGATCATTCTTCTGTTAAGCAAGAATATACTCATAAAGCAGGGAGTAGTAAACACCATGGGCCAATTTCTGCTACTCCTGGAGTAGTTCCTCAGAAAATGTCTTTaaataaatatagagaaaaaCGAAAGCTAGAAACTCTTGATCTCGATGTAAGGGATCATTATATAGCTGCCCAAGTAGAACAGCAACACAAACACGTGCAGTCACAGGCAGCCAGCAGCAGTTCGGTAACTTCtcccattaaaatgaaaattcccaTCACAAATACtgaaaaacctgaaaaatacatggcagagaaaaaggaaaagagtggaTCACTGAAATTACGGATTCCAATCCCACCCACTGATAAAGGCACCAGTAAAGAAGAactgaaaatgaagataaaagttTCGTCCTCAGAAAGACACAGTTCTTCTGATGAAGGCAGTGGAAAGAGCAAGCATTCAAGCCCACATATTAGCAGAGATCATAAGGAGAAGCACAAAGAGCATCCTGCAAACCGCCACCACACCAGCAGTCACAAGCATATTCACTCACATACTGGCAGCAGTAGCAGTGGTGGTAAACACAGTGCTGATGGACTACCGCCCACTGTTTTGAGGAGTCCAGTTGGCCTGAGCAGTGATGGCATTTCCTCTAGTTCCAGTTCTTCAAGAAAGAAGCTACATATCAATGATGCATCTCACAACCACCACTCCAAAATGAGCAAAAGTTCCAAAAGTTCAGGTAGTTCATCTAGTTCTTCCTCCTCTGTTAAGCAGTATATATCCTCTCACAACTCTGTTTTTAACCATCCCTTACCCCCTCCTCCCCCTGTCACATACCAGGTGGGCTACGGACATCTCAGCACCCTCGTGAAACTGGACAAGAAACCAGTGGAGACTAACGGTCCTGATGGCAATCACGAGTACAGTACAAACAGTCAGCATATGGACTACAAAGACACATTCGACATGCTGGATTCGCTGTTAAGTGCCCAAGGAATGAATATGTAATCATTTGTTTAGGTcaagttttcctttactttttttatttaaaaattgttagaaTGGAAAACTTCCTCCCAATCTAGCAGTGGTAGCACATGCTGTTGCTGCCACTGCTTCGATATTTGTAAGTGCTGCTTTATTCGTCATTCTGAAAAGAAGAGATTATAGTAAACAAGTCTTTATCTCCACATATGATAGTGTTATAAATACTGTAAAAGCATGGAAGGTGCAAAACTCAGTATTTCTACAGTTGCAGCTGAGAACATTAGGATGAATGGCTGGCTGCTTCTAGAAATATAAGATGCCTCAAGCattcattatttataatttgaATACTGTAGCTATTTTTTGTTGCTTGGCTTTTGAATGAgtataaattgttttcttttgtgtatttataCTTGTATGTATAATTTGCATGTTTCAATGATAAAGGGATAAAACAGTATACTGACAACTGTTTACAAGAAAGTGGAGAAAAATGTACatacatttttgtatgtttagatATAACCATAAATACTCAGGATTGGAGCTGCTTGTAAGTATAACAATAtacaaaataactttattttctcGTGTCAGAGTCCATCACTAAAACAAAGGTGGCACTTTTTCATGTTAACCTTAAACTCTAGGCCTTACTGGAAGCCACTAAAGGGGGACACTTCACTACCAGATGGGTATATAGTGCCACAGGTGGTACTATACACTTGAGGCACTTAAACTTTGCCTTCAGAGGTTCTGGCCAGATTGGCTACTGAAGTGTAGCCCCAAGTTTTCTGAAGgcttgaagaggaaaaaaataaagtttacatACTCTTGATGTGAAGTGCATTTAAATGTTTGTTGGCTTGTTGCAGTACTATAAAACAGCTGTTAATAATGGTTATGTGAATTACTGTGATTTGAAACTAAATTTATAAAAAACTTACGTAGTGAAGAATTAGTAAGTTTTTTCCTGACACTACATATTTTAACAGTACACAGGGATCACATTTCCTTTAGCATTCACAATGACACCATATTCTTGAATATATTCCTCCCCTGAAGCGTGTTTGTGTGTGATGCcatatttctttttcaggtaAATACAGTCTTccttataaaaaataattaaacctATGCTCTCTAAATTCttttatattctaataataaataaaaagaaaaaaatcactgactGTGCATTGTACCTGTATTGATACCTTATGGTTGTTATCAGGAagctctgtttaaaaaaaaagaaaagaaaaaaagccagccTCCAGGCAAACTACCAATGGAGGCTTTACATTTGTTTGCACATCTCAGTGTATTCCTGTTGAGGTAAAGTTTTGCACAGTCATCTGACTCCTTATTTAACAATAGACTTTAacttgtttaaatttttctttgaaaaccagTAGTACAGCTCTTGTTTGTCAGCTAATCTTGAATTTATTCTGTGGTAAATCTTCAAGCTGTTGAGTATATTTAAGATGGGTCGGATTCAACTTCTTTTGAACTGAAAACTGCTTAATTTTTCTTGTGTATATGAGCTGTTTTGTTACAAAGCCACGGAACGTGCACAATTGTAATTTTACTCAAGTGTGTTGTGGTTGTAAATATTAGAGAGTTTAATCTCGTGCTGTACTTTTATTTAGTAGTTACTTAATTTGCCAGtagctttataattttttaagataATTGTTCATTGTTTTGTCAATGTTATTTGAACTCGGGATACTAGGAACCTCTTTGTAGGGACTTTGCCTAGCTAGCATGTCCTCACATTTGTTCTTGTCTTGATAACTTTAGTAATCTTTGTCATTATATGTAACTTTGTTGCTCTGTGTAGCATAATATTGTATCCATAAACATGGTGATTTTGATACAGTTATACTTTTACAGTGGTACATAATCCAAGGACTAGTATAGAATTAAGCTGAGTGCAAGATGAGGGAGGGAAGGGTTTTGTTCTTGGTAATTTAGATGTGAAATCTCTACAGAGCTATCATGTAAAATGACATAATAGGGTGGTGTGCTACTGTATAATTGGGGATAATACCAGGAAATTTAATAAGATTTTGTAAAGAATATCCAGAAAAGTAGTGAACTTATTTTCAGTATGACATAGAAAACAATGTGAATATTTAAGGTCTGTGACTATAGTTAAACTTCACTAAGAGTTTGCAGAACTGTTTTGAGATGTGGGAATAAggtaattttgttgaatattggTGCTAATGATGGACAGTTTAAAAGATAGCTAGTGTATATTGTTATGGGTCAGTACTTATTAGTACTTCcaaaattgaatttgaaatgCTATGTATTCACTTTTCACTCTGTAAATGTAATTCTTTACAATGACTATTTATTAAAGGGCAGCCAGTTGTGATTTTTACAGGATTGTGTGAACTATTCAAACTCTTTAACGAACAGGATATGAAGCTTCCAAAACCACAGTGGGGATAAATGCAGAAATCCTTTTTAAGTTTCGTTTTCATTAAAGGAAAACCCTTATAATTCATACTACCATGAATTTGTGTTAACCATCTTAATCTTAAATAGTTCATCTGCCCCGTCCCATTAGACTCTACCAAAGAAAAAGACTCAGATGAATGAACATTACTACTGTGAGTCTTGTAAGTAGccataaataaaccaaaatagtTTCACATTTAGGTATGAAATTCCACATGTGCAAAGTACTGTTAAGGTGATAATACATTTTTGCtgagtttttaatatttaaaatattaaaaaacgttatatttaaaacatcttATAAAAGAGTGAttcatttttaagttgttttccctAGCCTACATATTTGTCACCTTTATGCAGAAGCACATTGCAAACAAAGTCTTCACTTCTACCTCTCTCAACTAATATTCCAATACTGAGCTGTGCCCCTAAATATTTGCCTTAGCTACTTCAAAATATGGTATTTTCAGAACCAAAGGAAAGGAAGGTCTTGTTCACAGAAACATTCTCAAAGGCCTGCTTTACAAAATTGGTGGCTAAGACCTTGCAAAAGTTTCTCAGTTGCAGGTATTAAATACTGAAAAGTGATGGCGTCTGTGCCAGCTTTCTCTTTGAAAGCAGTTGCATGTGCATATGTTCAGGTTATTCAGTCTTTCCAGAACAATTCTATCTTGACATACAGTTTCTTGAGGAATGTCATGATGGGATGCCTACATTACTTTGTACCAACAGATCCTACTTAATTTGTTGGTTTATCCTCTTTAAAGAAATGAGTAGTTGAGGTCTACTTCAGAGAAccaatttaaaattgttttcgtTAGTTACAAAATGCCTTGCCTTAAAAGATCttaagcacattttctttatatctgAGAATTTAAATTGCTGATTTTTATTCCTAACCTTAGAAATAAACCACTGCTTAAATATGCCTGACTGTTGCAAGATTGATTAGATATTTTAGGCTTTTGCATTTATGGAAATAGGGACCTTTTAGAAAATTATAACATCTGTAAAAGAGTTCTTTTTTCGATGGGGGTTGgggctttttgtttgtctttgggtttttttggcaatactgagatttgaacccagcctcgtgcttactaggcaggtactctaccaacttgaaccccaccccagccctgtttagctttaattatttttcagaaagggtcttggATTTTTGCTGAGGACCAGCCTCCTACTAAcatcttcctgtgtagctggcacAGCAGGTGTGCAAACCACacctggtttgttggttgagatggatttGCTGGCGTCAAGCCTCTTGATTGGGAACCTTCATGATATCTGTCTCCttagagtagttgggattacagtgtgagtcATCTCACCCAGTCCTGGTTTCAATTTCACTGCTGGTCacaaacttgatcctcctgcctcaacttcccaggtactgggattacaggcaagaaccaCCACTCCCTACCCATAGATTCTGTTCTTAAAATATCTCACCAGTCCCAATTTTATGTAAACAAAAACAGTGTTTCCCACTGTTGTGCTTGCTTAATGATGTTTAGGAATTCTTCATtgagaaaattagaaaacttTTGTTATTGGAGGAACCTTGACTTGGTATTTCTCTTGATTCAACAGTTGTTCCCTCAACTATAGGGGGGAAGGCAATAGGATTCACTTACCACATTTACACAGGTGAAGGATCAACAGATCCTCACTCAGAAAACTTGGAATTAACTGAGTTGAAGTCTGTGTCCATTTATTTAAGATATATTGATTTAAACAGATTTTTACACTGGAAAAGCAACACATTGTGTCCCTGTCCTCCTACTGTATTGTTTTGATGTTAATGTTATAGAGAATTCTCAGGTATATTTATGTTTACCATCAGTGGGCAGTTTGTGGTAAGCTTGACAGTTCAGAAGTTTGCTTGTTTTGTAAGGAGTTTTGCTGGAAACAACTGTCTTTATAATTAGGATGGAACTGAAGTGCTCAGTGTTTTGGCTCTGATACCACGCGTTCAATTCTTTACTACACTATTTGAGCCCAGCCAGCTTTTGCCTCCGTGACTCTTCTATTCTCTAAGTTGCCACATCTTTTCTGCCAGAAATGAATTTTAGGTAGGTGGATGTATTGAAGGGTGCATGGCTAGAGCAGTTCTTTTACCATAAGGTGATTTAATCCATTCACTGTGACCCATGAATATCAAAAGTAAATCCTGAGGGCTAATTTCCTTTGCGAAGCCTCACTTAAAATCCTGCCTATTGAGACATCCATTTAGTAGTTTAATTTGAAGTAACaagtatatttctgtttttaaggtGTGTTTTTCAAGAAACTTCACTTGGTTAGAAAAACTTCATATTCATTCCTCGTGAACAGTAATGGGGATTTCATTTTCTGAATGTACTCAGATCTTATGGATAATTAATTGAATGGGATGATTGCTGCTAGAAAATCCTGAACAGGAATATGTGTATACTACCATGAATTAGTCATTGAATTTCAGCTTCTTGGTATCTATATAaggaattattaataaaatttgcTTATTGACAACATAAATCCAAGGCTCTAACATGTCTTGTTAAGTTAATGTGAATCAGAAATAACCATCAGTCGCCAGGAAATGGGGGAGATATGGTCTCTGATGtaactgaattttttaatatatgtttcCTCCTCCAACATCAACTCCCAAAACAGCATAGGGCCTCACTAACTCTCATGAGGGTTTTTATCATTGCCACATAAGTAAGTAAACCTTTTCAAGTGTTCATGCTGCCTATTACCAGGAAGTGGAGCaagtatgaaaaataaagacTGGACCTGATGAATGATGGAGGTTTTTTGAGTGGTCATTGGTCAGATTAAGTGGGTTGCTATCTTGGAGCTGCCCATTATGGTACAGAAAGCCGAGGACTGCTACATTGTTGTAGAAATGTGAAGTCTGTACATGGAGCGCTGTACCTTTCCATCCTGAAATCTAGAACTCAGTTGTTCCTCTATGGTGCCTCAGTTCAGACACAGAAATGTCCCAAGTGTAAGGGCTTAAAGATGGGATACTATACAAGTTTTTTAGAGCTTTACTGAGGGTTAAAGAATCTTTGGTTGAagccggatgctggtggctcaagctgtGACTGATCAGgaaggttcaaggccaccccaaacaaaaaaagcaagaccctatcaaaaatacccagcagaaaaaagggctggcagtgtagtTCAAGTGATgatagagctcctacctagcaagcatgaggccctgggttcaacctagtagcgttaaattttttttttctgggctggtggagtggctcaagtggtagagcacctgcctagcaagcgtgaagcccttagttcaaatcccagtaccgccaaaaacaaaaaaaaaaaaaaaattttttttttctttgatcttgGGTCCAGAGCCTACAGGAAGAATTAAGCATAATAAATAAAGACaagtttttttaatgtactgaaaACTTGGGggcacatgtgcttggtgaaaaGGGTGATGGTCATGATGGGGATGGCAATATAACCATTAAGTGAAAACTGGAAAGCTTTTCACACCATTAAAGTACTCAGAATCACAGATTGAGCTtgtgtcttgtgtgtgtgtgtgtgcatgttttctCTGGTATTTTAATTGAGTAAAATTTCAGACTATAATTGTGATACCTGTAAGCTGAATCTGGAATGCAACAGGGTAAAGTAGAAATTTAAGCAGCAATACCACCTACCAACTGGGTAGCCCTGTGAATTACTTACCTGAACCCTAATTTGAAGGTTCTTAATATTCCAAAGTTGTGTTCAGTGTCCTGTATCAACAGAGCACAAGATTTGTTAGCCCACCTCGTGTCCATTGCTGTGATCTGCACACAGCTTAAACATGTCTTTCCCCTGCAGGATTTAATAGACTTGAACATAAGTAGTTAATTGCTCTAAAATTCATTGTAACAGATTTTAAAGAACAATGAATGTCCCAACAAAGTGGGAAAAATTTATCCCTACCTTTACAAAATTGGATTGTTTGGGTCATGTTGATGTataatgaaaataaggaacaCAATCTTCCCTTCATAATTGAATATGGAAAAAAGAACTATACaaacaagggaaagaagaaaaatatacccACAAACATTCATCCAATGAGTAAAATCTTTACCTTGCCCAAACTGAATTTCACATTTCTCAAAAACTAAAGAAGCCTGATTTTGACAAAGTCTGAAACTAGTGCGATTTGTAGTTGTGCCATCTTGAAGTGATACCAGccaataaaaagaatcaatacAGCTTAAAACAATGAAGTTGAGTGGATAAATCCACATCAATAGAAACCTTATCAGAAATAGTTCACCAACTTGAAAGGGCTTGTAATAATTCTAACCACTTTTAATGGTCTGCTGCAAATGAAAGTGAAGAGTGACCTCAGCACGGAGGACCTTCATTCAGGTAAAGTTCTCTGGAAAGTATGCTAATTCTGCCTTATGAGACCTAGCTTTTGTCCCACAGCTAGCTTCCACTTAGCTAGTTCTAGATGTG
Coding sequences within:
- the Ccnt2 gene encoding cyclin-T2 isoform X2, whose protein sequence is MGRRRTDGEGRESDQEIISPTALFLAAKVEEQARKLEHVIKVAHACLHPLEPLLDTKCDAYLQQTQELVLLETIMLQTLGFEITIEHPHTDVVKCTQLVRASKDLAQTSYFMATNSLHLTTFCLQYKPTVIACVCIHLACKWSNWEIPVSTDGKHWWEYVDPTVTLELLDELTHEFLQILEKTPSRLKRIRNWRANEAAKKPKVDGQVSETPLLGSSLVQNSILVDSVTGVPTNPSFQKPSTSAFPAPVPLNSGNISVQDSHTSDNLSVLATGMPSTSYGLSSHQEWPQHQESARTEPVYSQKQETSLSGSQYNINFQQGPSISLHSGLHHRPDKISDHSSVKQEYTHKAGSSKHHGPISATPGVVPQKMSLNKYREKRKLETLDLDVRDHYIAAQVEQQHKHVQSQAASSSSVTSPIKMKIPITNTEKPEKYMAEKKEKSGSLKLRIPIPPTDKGTSKEELKMKIKVSSSERHSSSDEGSGKSKHSSPHISRDHKEKHKEHPANRHHTSSHKHIHSHTGSSSSGGKHSADGLPPTVLRSPVGLSSDGISSSSSSSRKKLHINDASHNHHSKMSKSSKSSGSSSSSSSSVKQYISSHNSVFNHPLPPPPPVTYQVGYGHLSTLVKLDKKPVETNGPDGNHEYSTNSQHMDYKDTFDMLDSLLSAQGMNM
- the Ccnt2 gene encoding cyclin-T2 isoform X4; amino-acid sequence: MLQTLGFEITIEHPHTDVVKCTQLVRASKDLAQTSYFMATNSLHLTTFCLQYKPTVIACVCIHLACKWSNWEIPVSTDGKHWWEYVDPTVTLELLDELTHEFLQILEKTPSRLKRIRNWRANEAAKKPKVDGQVSETPLLGSSLVQNSILVDSVTGVPTNPSFQKPSTSAFPAPVPLNSGNISVQDSHTSDNLSVLATGMPSTSYGLSSHQEWPQHQESARTEPVYSQKQETSLSGSQYNINFQQGPSISLHSGLHHRPDKISDHSSVKQEYTHKAGSSKHHGPISATPGVVPQKMSLNKYREKRKLETLDLDVRDHYIAAQVEQQHKHVQSQAASSSSVTSPIKMKIPITNTEKPEKYMAEKKEKSGSLKLRIPIPPTDKGTSKEELKMKIKVSSSERHSSSDEGSGKSKHSSPHISRDHKEKHKEHPANRHHTSSHKHIHSHTGSSSSGGKHSADGLPPTVLRSPVGLSSDGISSSSSSSRKKLHINDASHNHHSKMSKSSKSSGSSSSSSSSVKQYISSHNSVFNHPLPPPPPVTYQVGYGHLSTLVKLDKKPVETNGPDGNHEYSTNSQHMDYKDTFDMLDSLLSAQGMNM
- the Ccnt2 gene encoding cyclin-T2 isoform X5, producing MLLKIFSSIENDGALVIFVSTSKDLAQTSYFMATNSLHLTTFCLQYKPTVIACVCIHLACKWSNWEIPVSTDGKHWWEYVDPTVTLELLDELTHEFLQILEKTPSRLKRIRNWRANEAAKKPKVDGQVSETPLLGSSLVQNSILVDSVTGVPTNPSFQKPSTSAFPAPVPLNSGNISVQDSHTSDNLSVLATGMPSTSYGLSSHQEWPQHQESARTEPVYSQKQETSLSGSQYNINFQQGPSISLHSGLHHRPDKISDHSSVKQEYTHKAGSSKHHGPISATPGVVPQKMSLNKYREKRKLETLDLDVRDHYIAAQVEQQHKHVQSQAASSSSVTSPIKMKIPITNTEKPEKYMAEKKEKSGSLKLRIPIPPTDKGTSKEELKMKIKVSSSERHSSSDEGSGKSKHSSPHISRDHKEKHKEHPANRHHTSSHKHIHSHTGSSSSGGKHSADGLPPTVLRSPVGLSSDGISSSSSSSRKKLHINDASHNHHSKMSKSSKSSGSSSSSSSSVKQYISSHNSVFNHPLPPPPPVTYQVGYGHLSTLVKLDKKPVETNGPDGNHEYSTNSQHMDYKDTFDMLDSLLSAQGMNM